GATAAAGGTGAGTATGTATCATATGTATCATCCAATAATTATCAAGGTGCTTATGCTATCGCAAAAGTTTTGGCAAAACATATGAAAATGTTAGGCTGGGAAAAAGGAACCGTAGGCATTGTAGCAATCCCTCAAAAACGCTCCAACGGAAAAGCCAGAACGGCAGGCTTTTTACAAGGACTTCATGAAAACAACATCAAAAGTAGTAGTCTAAAACAGCAGGTAGATTTTTCTTATAAAGAGACGTATGATTATACGATGGAGATGATTGAATCTGATCCGAATTTAAGAGCTGTTTGGCTGCAGGGTTCAGACAAGTATCAAGGGGCATTAGATGCTATTAAAGATGCAAGAAAAAGTGGAGAAATATTACTTGTTACTTTTGATGCCGAACCGATTTTTTTAGAGTTAATCCCTCAAGGTATAGTGACAGGTTCCGCTATGCAGCAACCGTTCTTAATGGGTGAAAAAGCGACAGCATTATTAGACCGACACCTTAAAGGGAAAGTTGTTAAAAAGAGTATAGAGCTGCCGGTACTCGCTATCTCTAAAGAGAATATCGATGAAAAGTTACCGCTGATCAAGAGAAATGTTTTAGGATTGAATTTAGATGCTAGATAGGTTAAAGTTAAACTCATTACATGTACACCTGAGTCTCATCATTATTGTGACAGTTTCTCTCTTTTTCGGGTTTTATTCTTTATACCTTTATGTACAAACAAAAAAAGAAGTTGATAGTCAAATGAAAAGTGAGCTTACCAGAGACATAGAATCGGTATCTGGAAGTATCACAAGGTTTATGGATGCATATTCCCCGAATGAATACCAAAAAATTATTATCGATTTGGTCAACAAGCAAAATATTGCAGCAATTATTATTGATGATTACAATATGCAAAGGATTTTAAGTGACAAAAGCTATAGAGTAGGTTATATAAAAGAGAATAACTTAACTGCTGAGATAGATTTTAACGATCCTAAGCAGCTTGCTTTACTTAATCATCCCTATTATAAAGAAACGATAGAACTTAAAAATATAAAAGGTAAAAAACTGGGAGAGGTCACTTTTTTTATATCGAATGAAGTTATAAAAAAAGAGATTGAAAAGATTATTGAGCAAAATATATTTTTAGCTGTATTAACCTCTTTATTTTTGACTCTCATCCTTTTTATCTCAATTAAATACTTTATCGTCAACCATTTAACACGAATTGTTGATGTTATAAGTAACTACGATCAGGATGGTATCCCTGTAGGTGAAGTAGAGAGTGAAGGCTCTTTTGAGATCCGTTATATTATTGACAGAATAAACACTATGATTAGATTGATCAAAAAGTCACGAGAAGAGCTGCATACAAACTATGAACTTTTACAAACTGAAAAAGACAGATTTCAGTTGACGATCAAAGCTACAAATGACGGTATATGGGATTGGAACATGAAAACCGATGAAGTGTTTTTCTCAAAACGTTGGAAAAGTATGCTTGGGTATACAGATGATGAGATCACAAACGATGTAAATGAATGGGAAAAAAGGGTACATCCGGATGATTTGGAAAAAGCGCTCGAAGATCTTGATGCACATCTAAACGGCGAAACGCCGGTATATGAAAATGAACACAGGGTACAGCATAAAGATGGACACTGGTTGTGGATTCTAGACAGAGGTAAAGCTCTATTTGATGAGAATGGTAAGCCGTACAGAATGTTGGGGTTTCATACCGATATGACACAACGCCATAAGTTTATAGAATCTTTAAAAGTGGAGCAAGAAAGGTATAAAAGCTTGCTTGAGCTTTCAAGTGACGGGATTCACCTAATTGATCATGACGGAAAGTTATATGACTATAGTGAATCATTTTTAAAAATGTTAGGCTATACAAAAGAGGAAGCAAAAAATTTAAATGTAAGTGACTGGGATGTTAAAATTCCTGAAGAGGAGATTAAAACGTTTATTCATAAACTGATGAATGAACCTCAGTCCTTTGAAACGATACATAAACGTAAAGATGGTTCAACTTTTATTGTAAGTATAAATGCTAAAGGGATAGAGATAAACGGTGAAAAATATATCTATGCATCTGCCAGAGATGTAACAAAAGAGAAACAGCATCAGTTGGAGATAAGAAGAAAATTACAAAGGTTTGTAGATACGCAGAGCTCTATTGTAATTTTAACAGATGGTAAAAACTTGAAATTTGCCAACAATACTTTTTTAGATTTCTTTGATTGTAAAAATATTGAAGAGTTTTTGAAAACCAATAAATGTATCTGTGAAAGATTTATCAAAGAGGATAAATTCTTCCATTTAGAAAAAGTACAAAAGGGTGAAGAGCATTGGATAGAGAGTTTATTGCATCTTAGCGGCAGACAAAGAGTTGTTGCCATGAAAAACAGTGAAGGGCAAATACATGCATTTAATGTTGCTATTAATAAGTATGAAGGTGATGAGTATATTGTCAACTTTACAGATATCAGTGATACGATGAGTGAAAAGTTTGAACTTGCACAACAAGCATCTGTTGATACACTTACAAGTGCATACAACAGAATGTATTTTAATCAGAATATCGAAAATATTTTAAATCATCATATACACAATAATATGAGCACAGGTATTATTATGTTTGATATCGATAAGTTTAAAGATGTTAATGATACCTACGGACACGATGTCGGTGACTATGTTTTAAAAACACTGGTACAGATAGTACAAAGATATACAAGAACAAACGATAAAGTGATCCGCTGGGGTGGTGAAGAGTTTATTATAATATGTCCTATAAAGGGTGAAGAGACTTTAGAAAAAATTGCAGAGTATCTCCGCAGTACAATTGAAAACTATAAATTTGACTATGTTGAGAAAGTTACATGTAGTTTTGGTTGTGCCATTCATGACCTTGAGAGAGATATATTAAAAACTATAAAAGAAGCAGATCAAAAACTTTATCAGGCAAAAGAGCTGGGAAGAAATAGGGTCGTATGTTAATTAAGCGACTAAAAACTTTATAAATTGACATAGAAATACTACCAACACTCTTTAGATAGGTATAAAATTATGCTATTGAAAAGGAGAAAACATGAATTATGTAATTATTTTAGTTGTTCTGTTTTTCACTGCTTGTACAAGCCACTATCCATCGCTAAAAACTGTGGAGCAGGTTGATATAAAAAGATATAGTGGAACATGGTATGAGATAGCGCGTTATGAACATTTTTTTGAAAAAGGGTGCAGTGATGTCAATGCAACATATACACTCAAAAAGGATGGAGATATTGAGGTGCTAAACCAGTGTATGAAACCAGACGGCCTTTCAAGAGCAAAGGGTGTAGCATATGCTGTTGATAAGACAAATGCAAAACTTAAAGTGAGTTTTTTCCGCCCATTTTACGGTGATTATTGGATTTTGATGCTTGGAGATAATTATGAATATGCCCTTATTGGAGAGGAGTCTCGAGAGTATCTGTGGGTACTTTCTCGAACACCTGCGATGGATGAATCGTTAAAAGAAAAAATTGTTACCAAACTTCCGGAGTTTGGATATGGTACAGAAAAATTGCTCTGGACAAAACATTCAAAGTAATCGATGATGAAAAAGTATCTTTATTTAGCAGGTGTATTATCTTGTACGGCATTAGCACAAGCTGAGGGAAAAAAAGCCGGACTTGAGAAGATGATTCAACCAAAGGTGTCTTACGAATCAAGTTACTTAAGTGATGCTGTAGTAGATGGATTTAGCGGTGGTGCAAAGGTGAGTAAAAACACAATTCGCATCAACAATATGATAGCAGGACTAAGCTATACGAACTGGACATTTAAATGGCACGGGATCGATAAACTTCCTTTTGGGGATGGAGTGCATGAGCCTTTAACACAGATGCATAGTATCAAACTTAATGCCAATATCCCTTATTTCATAAGTGAAAAATGGTTTTGGCTTACATCGTTATCTCTAAAGTCTACTTTTGAAAAAGAGACAAAGGATTCTTATGCGATCGGGTTTTTCAGCTTTGGAACATATAAGCTTGATAAGGAGCATGCCATTACAGTTGGGGCATTTGGGAATTACCATCCAACAACCACTATAGCACTTCCTGCACTCAGTTACAGTTACCGTGCCAGAGCAAGTGATGGTTTTAAGGTAATCCTTGGATTTCCTCGTTCATATGTTGGTTACCATATAAATGAAGATCTTTTAATCCGTGCAGGATTTATCTATTCCCAGTCTGTGATCCGCTTGAGCGATGAAAGCTACATTACACCAAGTGGTTTTGTAGAGGCAAAAGATTATCTAAATAATTTTGGATTTGCTTATGAGTTAAGTAATCATATCAATCTTGAAACAGACCTGCTGTACTCTTTAAGACGTGAGTTTACGATCTTCTCAAAAGATGCCAACGAACTTAACAGCTATATAATAAAACCTTCATTGGGGATAAACCTCAGGCTCTCTTACCTTTTTTAAAACGAACAGACAAAATAAAGAATACAACAGAAGTTTTGTGATCTTGAAGCGTTATACCGAAAAAATGGCTTTATGATCGAAAGAGTTCTATAAAATTTTAGAAGAAATTGAACTTATAAATATTTTGTTTGTGTACCAATAAGTTACAAAACAATATATTTTCAGAAGCTTAAAAAGCCTCTGAAAGTATTGTATATAGGTGTTTATAGATTATTCAGCTACTTCAACTTCAACTGGAGTTGATTCCCAGATACCGTGTTTAGTACAGTAACCGTGAGCTACAAGGTTTAGTTTTTTACCCATTGGACGGATATTAAAAGTTACTTCAGCGTGAGATTTTTCATTTCCTAAAGTACCAGGTACGAAAGAAGCAGAAGCTAATTTAGTTTCACCATTGAAAAGAGTGATAGACTCGATGAAGTGATCAAAATCATCTGGGTGAGTATATTCTTGACCCATTTTTACATTTACTGCAAGCATCTCACCTTTTTTTGCTTCACCTTCTACTGTGATGAATGGAGAGTGACGATCAATAAGGTCTTTTTTCGCTTCTCTTTCTACTGTGTCAATATCAACATATTTGTTAATTTTTGGCATTTTCTATCCTTTTTTTTAATTTAATTGTAGTATTGTAACCATAAAAACTTTTAGCAAAACATAAATAAGAGTATATTTGTCTTATTTAAGTCTTTTTTTATTTTCTAAAGTTACTTTCCTCTATTATAACAGGATAAAAGTAACCATATCCAAAATCTTTGTCTTTTGCTAATTTTCCTGATGCATAAACAACATCTCCGGGCTTAGGTGTATTTTGTGCAGTTGTAAAAACAAGATCGTCCATATTTTTAAATCTACTTCCATCTTGGATATGTACCCAGTTTTTTCCCATAATTCCTGATGAAACTTTAGTGACTTTTCCTCTGACAGTTATATTTTTCGCTACATATTTTTCACGATTTTTAAACATTTCAGCTACTGTGAGGGTATTTTTCATTTTGTATTGAGAAGTTAAGATATCGGGCTTAAATTGAATTGTTTCTTGTGTATGTCCAGAAGTAGAGGCATCTCCTGCAAACAAGATATTGTCAAAAGTGCGGTTGAGTGTTTTTGAATGGAAGTTCTTCATCCATCCTTGTTCAGTAAAAGAGATGTTATCGCCTTTTTTTACATCTCTTTGTGTCATTGCGATCCAGTAAGTGTTCTTTCCGTCATCGACTTTCATGTATGTATAGCCGCCGCTGTTCATATTTTCGAGTACTTTTGCAGTATGCGGCGTTGCAGCATAAAGTGAAGCCCCAAGGAGTAAAGCAAGTGCGATCTTTTTCATCTATTTAACCTTTTTTGTCACATTGTACATAAGTTTGAACAACAAGCGTTTAATATAAGTATTTAAAATATTAGATGTGATAAAGAGATACAAGAAGATCGCAATCCTCAAGTTACATTATGTCACCGCCACATTGCAACCCTTCAAACCATGTTAGAAACTTCTCGACATCCTCCCCTTTAAAAATAGCACCGTGTTGAGGAGCGATCATATCTACATCATATTTTCGTACATTGTGGACCCATTTTTTTGTGAAGTGATTTCCCGCCATATAGCGTTTATGAAATGCTTCAAGTAGTGTCAGGTGTTTGTCAAAGTTATGAACCTCTTTATAGATGTCATGCACAGGCATTACGGCTGCACCTATATCTCCACTAAAGAGAATTTTTGAGCGACTGTCATACAGAGTAAAGTTTCCAGGTGAGTGGAGAAAGTGTGCCGGTACAAACTGTAAATAGTTGTCACCAAAACTTATTTTTGCCCCCGGATCGGGTAAAGGCATAATACGTTCTAGATCCATCAGCCCGTAATGACTCATAAATCTACTCCAAAGACCTGAAATAATGATTTTTGCAGTAGATGCTACACTCCATTCTGCAATAGAGCCGGCTACGTCAGGATCTTGATGAGAATAAAAAATATATTTTAGTTTATCTACACCTAAATGGCGTTCTACTGCATCATACATCTCATTAAAAGCTGACTGGCTTCCCGGATCGATTAAAATACCGCTGTTGTTTTGAATGATCAAAAACTGGTTAACGGCAAGGTAACTTTCTTCTTGTTCCTCATCATCAAAACTAAACATAATGCACTTATGTACACCGTCATCATAAAGTATTGTTTCATTTTCCATTAATGTTTCTTCTTAAAAATAAAATTGCAATATACAAACAATTTTTTAAATTAAAAATGTTTGATAAATTATTTATATTGTAACTAAAAAAAAGGATATTTATCAAATTGTTGACACATTGTTTTCATATATTTTACTATATAGAAATATTGTAGTACAATTGAACAATACAACTGTTAAAGTATCCTCAGTTAAAGCTCCCCTCACTGATAATTGGAAGGAGTCTCCTGAGCCTGTTTCTGATGAACATTACAGTAACCTCATAACAAAGGATAAATGATGATGCTTGTAAAAAATGTTTTAGCACTATTAATAGTGAGCAGTTCTGTGATGGTAACTTCTACTCAAGCGAAAGAGGACTCCATACAAAAGGGACAACGTATATCTGGAATTGAAACAAGAGCGTCTCTTGTTGTTAATAAATCAGATTTTAAAAAATATTTTAGCGGCGGAGAAGTACGTATCGATTTCCTCTATCCTGCAACTGACGCACATACACATTCAGGAGCTTATGTAACATTCGAGCCTGGTGCAAGAACAAACTGGCATACTCATCCGGCCGGTCAACACATGATTGTCACATCGGGTGTGGGGTATACTCAGACATGGAAGGGAGAAAGACGTACCATTAAAGTCGGTGATGTCGTATGGTGTCCAGTTGGAGTAAAGCATTGGCACGGAGCGTCAAAAGATATTGCTATGACACATCTTGTTATTACAGGTAGTGATAAGGATGGTAAGAATGTTGAATGGCTTGAGCCTGTTAATGATGAACAATATTCAGGAAAATAAGGAGTTGAGATGAGACTTAAGATATTTACTTTTTTGTTTTCTCTTTTTAGTGCTACATGTAGTTTTGCGGAACAAACAGATCAGGGTATGGATATATTAAATGTAAGACAGCAGGCTATTATCTCGATCTCAGCATTTACGGCAAACGGTGATATTGTAAAACTAAAATCGGAATTGAATGCTGGACTTGAATCAGATTTGAGTGTGAATGAGATCAAGGAGATACTTATTCAGCTTTATGCTTACTGTGGATTTCCGCGAAGTCTCAACGGCATTAATGCATTTATAGATGTAATTAAAGAGCGTGAAGCGCAGGGGATTAAAGACAATATTGGAAAAGAAGCAACACCATTGCCAAAAGATATGGATAAAGATGCATATGGTGCCAAAGTAAGACGGGAATTGGCAGGTTGGGATAAAGAACCACCTGCGCAGGGGTATCAACTTTTTACTCCCGTTATGGATGTATATCTTAAAGAGCATCTGTTTGCAGATATCTTTGCAAGAGATGTACTAAATCATCAAGAGCGTGAACTTGTTACCATTGCGGCATTAGCAGCAATGAGTGGAACCCAGGGACAGCTTCAGTTTCATTTTGGTGCTGCAATAAATAGTGGTTTTACTCTTTCGCAGATGTATGCATTTGTAAAGGTTTTAAATATAAAAATTGGTCAAAAAGAAGCAAAAATAGCAGATAAAGTTTTAAGTGATGTTTTAAAAAGCAGAGGAAATAAAACTTAATGAGATTAAGTATAATATCGATAGTTCTTTTTATCGTTGTAACAGCTGTGTATGGTGATAAAAATACTAATAGTTTAAAAGGGAAGATAATGCAGATCAGTGTTAATTCAAATGGGCAAACTACTGTATTCCAACTTAATAACTCTGAGGCAGCAAAAGAACTGTATGCTCAATTGCCTTTGGATATTGAAGTTGAAAACTACAGTAACAATGAAAAAATATTTTATCCTCCCAAAAAATTAACAACTAGTAAAACACCTGCAGCTGATGCAAAAACAGGTACACTAGCTTATTATGCCCCGTGGGGTAATGTAGTTATGTTCTATAAAGACTTTGGAACTGCCAACGGTTTGTATGAACTTGGATATGCGGTTTCTGGGGTAGAACATATTAAAAATATGTCTGGAATGATACAAATTACAAAGTAGAAGAAGAACCACAATTACTTACCATATTGTAATCCTTTAAATTCTCTGATTAACGCCATTTGACGCTTTGATAAATAGTTAATTAGATTTTTTTGTGTATTGGGCTTTGGTGCAAGTTTTATTACTACATGAAATTCATGTTTTTCCTCTGTAATGTATAATATTTTACCTTCACAGTTAATGATTAACGGTTGTTTCCCAGCAGAAGAAAAAACCATGTCAACAATAACTTTTTCATCTGTTTGAAATCCTGCCGGAAGTGAAAGAAGTGAAAGACGCACTGCATCTACCGAGAGATTGAGTATTTTGACATAGTCTCCAAACTTATGCCCTTCATAAAAAAGTGAAACTTTATGATCATCTTCAGGAGTAAGACGGATTGAACTGCGTTGTGTAGGGGATGCTGTTAAAAATTTGAAATCAGCAACACTTATACTTTGCTCTTCATAATTAACACTGTTTATTGACTGACAAAGAATGTCTGCAGGAAAAAGGGAGTGCGAAAGTATCAATTTACCCTCATGATGAGCACATCTTTGTTGCAGGTAAGTGGTTTGAAGAGCAACTCTGTTCTCATCTGCTTGAACAATAATTCCTTTATTTGTTACTGTCAGACCCTTATAAAGATTAAACAGTTTTATTTCAGTGTGATTTCTTTGTATAGATTGCAATAGATTGATGAATGTTGATTGGTTTGTTTCTTCTTCATCAAGTTGTGATTGTTTTTCATCAAACAGTTTTAGCAAGTTGAGATCTGTAATGTCGTCTAAAGATACAAGATAGTAGTTGTCTTGGTTCTCGATCTTTGTCATTCTAAAAACAAAATGGTGAAATTCATGTTCATGATTTATTAACTTGACATGATAAAGTTTATTTAGGTTCTCAAGAGCCTCTTCGTACCAGTTACGATCTTCAGTATTGTAAAGAAAGTTCTTGTGCTCAAGAAAAGTATCTCCTATAGAATGAAACTCTATATTGAAACTCTCTATATCATCAACCTGGAAAAAATTTAAAAAAGTCTCATTAACTATGATAGGTTCGTCTTCTTTATAAAGCATAAGGAGATTATGTTGCGAGTTGAAAATAGTTTCTACATAGAAGTCAAAGAGCTTTTGTTCTGTTAAAAGTTTGACCTCATGCAGGGCATCTAAAAGTGCTTCTAGTAGTTTATCGGTAACAAGCGGTTTTTTTAAAAAACGATAAACTCCAATATCTAAAGCTTTATGTAAAGTGTCAGAATCTTCATTTGGAGCTGTAACAATAACCTTTGTCTGAGGTGCTATTTTATGAATTTTACCAGTCATCTTAAAACCGTCCATATGAGGCATTTCAAGATCTGTTATGACAATAGGTGTATGAATAGTACGAAAAACTTCTAAGCCCTCTTTCCCATTGCTGGCAGTATAGATATCATCGAAGAACTGTTCTAAAAAATGGGTTGCTTTTTCTCTTAAACGTTCGTTGTCTTCCACGTATAAAAGCTTTACACCTTTTGTCAGTTCTTTAAGCTCTAATAACTTTTTTTTATCTATGTTTAAACCCATGTGATTATCTTAGCAAAAAATATAACTTATCGTAATAAAGTAATAAGTTTGTTTACAAAATTTTCATTGATCTGTGTAGACATCGTTTTTTTCATTAACATTAATGCATCAAAACTTGAATAATTTTCTCTAAAAGTTCTCTTTGTTGTTAATGCATCAAAAATGTCACATACACATAAGATCTGTGCATAAGTAGGAATTTGTGAGCCTATAAGATAGTTTGGATAACCTGTACCGTCTAATTTTTCATGATGAAATTCAATACCTTGTATAATCTCTCTTTTTTTAATCCCCAACTCTTTGGCAAGTTCTACACTTTTTATAGGATGCGATTGCATCTCATCAATCTCATTTTGTTGTAACCCTGAAGGTTTATCTAAAATCTCTTTGGCAATATTGAGTTTGCCTATATCGTGTAAAACAGCTGCAAGGGCAATCTCAATCAACTGAGAATGCTGCATTCTAAGCTGACGTCCTAAAAGAACTGAGAGTACACAAACATTTACATTGTGTGAAGCTACCGTATATGTGTCTTGAAACAGGTTAATAAGTTTTCCTATAGAGATATTTGACTGTTCTATAGTAGATACAAGATCTTCTGCCCATTCATATAACTTCTCTTTTTTTATACCTGAAACTCCTTGTGCAAAAAAAGCATCCATCAGTTTTACACCGCTTGTATATACCTTTTTTAATCCATATTGAGAGGTCTTTTGTAAGGTGTTTTTTACCTTCTTTTGTATGATGTTTGGTTCAAATGGTTTCACAATATAGTCACATGCGCCTAGCTCTAGAGCTTTTTTTACCGACTCTGCCTCTTTAGAACCGGTAACAAACATAATTGGGATTTCAAGTTGCAGTTCTTTATGTAAATATTCTGCAACTTCAAAGCCGTTTTTATCAGGCATCTGAATATCTAACAATATTAAATCAGGTTGGAAAGATTGAGCAGACTCTATCGCATCAGAAGCATTACTCGCTAAGTGAACATCATAGTCACTTCCAAGTATCGCATCTAAAAAGTGTAGGTTAGTACTTTCGTCATCGACAACAAGAAGCTTTTTTTGTGTATATCTCATATAAATTATTTAACTCTTCTATTTTTGAATCTAATGTGAGTTAATTGTATCATATATTTAACCCCCTTGTTATTAATTAACAAGAGTTTAACCAATAAGAGTGTAAAATCGCGTCAATTTAATAAAAGAGTATGGATTATGTTAAAAACTTTACTAATTGAGATAGGTGTTGAAGAGCTACCGGCTGTTCCACTGTTAAAAGAACTAAAAAATATAGAGAAAAAATATGCTGATATTTTAGAGAAAAACAATCTTTTATGTGAGTTTGAATTTTACTATACACCTCGTCGTTTAGTGCTTTGGCATAGAGAATTTAAAACATCTCAAGATGATTCTGTTGAAGAGTTCTTCGGTGCACCTCTTGCAGTTGCATACAAAGATGGAGAACCGACTCCTGCAGCTAACGGTTTTGCAAAAAAATGTGGTGTATCTTTAGAAGAGTTAAGTACAGCTGATAAAGGTGGTAAAGAGGTACTTTACTATAAAAAAGATGTAAAAGGAAAAGCATCTACTGAACTACTTCCTGAAATTATAGACACTTGGATCAAATCACTTGATTTCGGAAAATCTATGAGATGGGGATCATTAGATGAAAGTTTTATCCGTCCTATCCGTTGGGTAAATGTACTGTTAGATGATGAGCTTGTGGATCTAGAACTTTACGGAGTAAAATCTTCTAAAACAACTTTTGTTCATCGTATCGCCAACTTTGATGCTATGGCTATTGATGGTGCAAAAGATTACTTTAACAAATTAGAGACAAACGGTGTACTTCTTTTCCAGGAAGAGCGTGCGAAAAAGATCCTAAACGACATCAAAACACTAGAATCTGATAACGGTATTACAGTTGAGATTGATGAAGAATTATTTGATGAAGTTGTTGCCATTAATGAACATCCAACTGCACTTTTAGGTTCATTTGATGAGGAGTTCTTGGCACTTCCTCCTGAAGTTATCATCACGTCTATGAAAGAGCACCAAAGATATTTCCCTGTATTTAAAGATGGGAAATTAACAAACAAGTTTGTAGTTGTTGCAAATGCATACACAAATGACTTTAGTGAAGTGATTGCAGGGAATGAAAGAGTACTTCGCCCGCGTTTAGCTGATGGTATGTTCTTCTGGGAAAATGACCTTAAAAACGGTCTGAGCACTGCAGGACTTGAAAAGATTACTTTCTTTAAAGGTCTTGGAAGCGTAGCTGATAAGATCCAAAGAGAGGCAAAAATCGCTTCTGTTTTATTTGACAAGTTTGCCCTGGATGCTTCAAAAGAGGACTTAACGACTGCAGTTGAACTTGCAAAAGCAGACCTTATGAGTGAAATGGTATATGAATTCACTGAGCTTCAAGGGATTATGGGATACTACTACGCACAAAAAGGTGGATACTCTGATGCAGTAGCAGTTGCGATCAAAGAGCAGTATCTCCCAGCCGGTGAGGAGAGTGAGCTTCCATCTACTCCACTAAGTGCAGTTGTAGCACTGAGCTTAAAACTGGATACTCTTTTAGCACTCTTTAGTATAGGTCAGATCCCAACAGGAACACGTGACCCGTTCGCACTTCGCCGTGCGGTAAACGGAATCGCTAGAATCGTAAATGAATTTGGATTTAACTTCAATATAGATACAGATATAA
Above is a window of Sulfurimonas marina DNA encoding:
- a CDS encoding response regulator transcription factor, translated to MGLNIDKKKLLELKELTKGVKLLYVEDNERLREKATHFLEQFFDDIYTASNGKEGLEVFRTIHTPIVITDLEMPHMDGFKMTGKIHKIAPQTKVIVTAPNEDSDTLHKALDIGVYRFLKKPLVTDKLLEALLDALHEVKLLTEQKLFDFYVETIFNSQHNLLMLYKEDEPIIVNETFLNFFQVDDIESFNIEFHSIGDTFLEHKNFLYNTEDRNWYEEALENLNKLYHVKLINHEHEFHHFVFRMTKIENQDNYYLVSLDDITDLNLLKLFDEKQSQLDEEETNQSTFINLLQSIQRNHTEIKLFNLYKGLTVTNKGIIVQADENRVALQTTYLQQRCAHHEGKLILSHSLFPADILCQSINSVNYEEQSISVADFKFLTASPTQRSSIRLTPEDDHKVSLFYEGHKFGDYVKILNLSVDAVRLSLLSLPAGFQTDEKVIVDMVFSSAGKQPLIINCEGKILYITEEKHEFHVVIKLAPKPNTQKNLINYLSKRQMALIREFKGLQYGK
- a CDS encoding response regulator, with translation MRYTQKKLLVVDDESTNLHFLDAILGSDYDVHLASNASDAIESAQSFQPDLILLDIQMPDKNGFEVAEYLHKELQLEIPIMFVTGSKEAESVKKALELGACDYIVKPFEPNIIQKKVKNTLQKTSQYGLKKVYTSGVKLMDAFFAQGVSGIKKEKLYEWAEDLVSTIEQSNISIGKLINLFQDTYTVASHNVNVCVLSVLLGRQLRMQHSQLIEIALAAVLHDIGKLNIAKEILDKPSGLQQNEIDEMQSHPIKSVELAKELGIKKREIIQGIEFHHEKLDGTGYPNYLIGSQIPTYAQILCVCDIFDALTTKRTFRENYSSFDALMLMKKTMSTQINENFVNKLITLLR
- the glyS gene encoding glycine--tRNA ligase subunit beta; protein product: MLKTLLIEIGVEELPAVPLLKELKNIEKKYADILEKNNLLCEFEFYYTPRRLVLWHREFKTSQDDSVEEFFGAPLAVAYKDGEPTPAANGFAKKCGVSLEELSTADKGGKEVLYYKKDVKGKASTELLPEIIDTWIKSLDFGKSMRWGSLDESFIRPIRWVNVLLDDELVDLELYGVKSSKTTFVHRIANFDAMAIDGAKDYFNKLETNGVLLFQEERAKKILNDIKTLESDNGITVEIDEELFDEVVAINEHPTALLGSFDEEFLALPPEVIITSMKEHQRYFPVFKDGKLTNKFVVVANAYTNDFSEVIAGNERVLRPRLADGMFFWENDLKNGLSTAGLEKITFFKGLGSVADKIQREAKIASVLFDKFALDASKEDLTTAVELAKADLMSEMVYEFTELQGIMGYYYAQKGGYSDAVAVAIKEQYLPAGEESELPSTPLSAVVALSLKLDTLLALFSIGQIPTGTRDPFALRRAVNGIARIVNEFGFNFNIDTDIKELAAIYENKIDFEKLEGFILERIKRYYKVNPSIIEAVLASGERELLALGQKIDALNNLVNSDGFSEVSSTFKRVANITKDVDMSGEFAINEALFEDDSERKLLSRFNEVSVKTYENYEYELDALLGLKPELDNFFDSVMVNAEDEAVKNNRKALVSAIYKAIFKIADIKEVSI